TTCATCCTACCTTTCAGGAGTTTTTTGCTGCTTGTGGGGTGGAAGATTGGGATTTCTTTTTACCCCGAAATCATGTAGATCGTCCTGTAGAGGGGAAGGTTTATCGCATTTTTGAGGCGAAATGGAAAGAGGTGATTTTGTTATGGTTGGGTAGGAGTGATGTTAAAGATGAGGAAAAAGAGGCTTTTATTAAGGCTTTAGTTGAGTTTAAGGATGGTTGTGGAGAATGGAATTTACCAGAGGTTGATCGCGGTTTTTATGAGTATAGAGCTTATTTTATGGCAGCCAACGGGATTAAAGAATTTAATACCTGTTCTTTTGCTGATAAAATTGTGCATCAAATTATTAAATGGAATATTGTAAACGATAAACCTCTTTACATGACAACTGGATATAAATTAGATTTTGGTAATCATTTAAAAACTCACGTTAATAAGGTTTCGTCCGTTTCGGTATTGGCTGATCATATATCAGTATATTATGCCAGTCTTCAAGAAACAGACACCAAGCGAGTGATTTCTAAGTTAATTGATCTTAGTCTCGAAAATAACTCAATACTCGAAAATAACTCAATAATAGAACTTTTGGAAATTATTGGACAGGACAATAAAAATGCTATCATCGCACTAATAAATATGATTGAATCCCTCTCTTATAATGATGAAATACGTAGTCATGCAATAGAAAGTTTGGGTAAAATTGGAAAAGGCAATACAGAAGCAATTTCTGAATTAATAAACATTATTAAATCTACCTCCTATAATTACGAAATACGTAGTCATGCAATAAAAAGTTTGGGTGAAGTTGGAAAAGGCAATATAGAAGCAATCTCTGAACTAATAAACATTATTAAATCCAATGAATCTACCTTTTATTTTTATAATGATAAAAATGGAACACTTAATCATGCAGTAGAAAGTTTGGGTAAAATTGGAAAAGGCAATATAGAAGCAATCTCTGAATTAATAAACATGATTAAATCTACCTCCTATAATGACGCAATACGTAGTCAAGCAATAAAAAGTCTGTGTGAAATTGGAAAAGGCAATACAGAAGCAATCTCTGAATTAATAAACATTATTAATTCTACATCCTATAATGACAAGATACGTAGTCGTGCGGCATATAGTCTAGGTAGAATCGAATCTGGCAATTCAGAGGCAATCTCTGCATTAATAAGACTAATGCAATCTCCTGATAGCAAGATAGTCAACTTTGCACTAAAGAGTCTAATTGAAATTGGCAAGAAAAATTCTGATATAATCTCTATATTAGTTGATATTATGCAATCTCATTCTCCTGATAGCAAGATAGGCGACTTTGCCATAAAGAGTCTAGTTGAAATTGGCAAGGAAAATTCCGATATGATCCCTATATTAGTTGACATTATTCAATCTCATTCTATTAAAGCTACAATAGTTTCTACTGCATTAGAAAATTTAGCAAAAATTGGACAGGGAAATTTGCAAGCCATAAATACGCTGATTAGTATTTTAGAATCTTTGCAAAGTCAAGATATGTCTTTACAAAGCGAAGATATGATGTCGGAATCTTGTCGGAGTAGGGATCTTATCCTGGCTTCTGCTGCGGAAAGCTTAGGAGAAATCGGACAGAGTGATCCAAGAACAATTGCCGTACTAATTCATGCTTTACGCCCGCTTTACAAAAATTATTTCCTAATGCAGAAATTGGCAACTCGTAGTTTAATCAAAATAGGCATCAATAATTCAAATGTAATAAATCAGCTGGTCAATTCTTTACAATCTTTAAATGATCAAGAATCATCTTATTGGTGGGAAATTATTATCTTAGAAGACATAGGAAAGCGAGATAAAAATGTTATCAAAATTTTGAAAAAACTTCTCCTAGTTGCTTCCAATAATAATCATTCTTATTCCCATCGCATAAATTTAGCATCAGCTTTAGGGAAAGTAGAACCAGGTAATTCTGAAGCCTATGAAACGTTAATTGAAATTTTCATATCTACCCAAAATCTTGACGCAATAAAGACTTTAACAGAAATTCTTGAAGACAAACCAATCTCCTTAGTAGTGGCTCAAAAAATTGGCGATTACTTCGTAAATAATATTTCTAAAAAAATGTCAATAAGTAAAAAATACTACGAAACAATTTATGCTTTTTTTTATAAATTTACCCAAATATATTCCTATGGTAAATTCTATGAAATTTGGAATAACTCTTTTTATGCTTTTCAAGCAGTGCAAATCAACGATGAGATTGATGAAGTCTCTGCTAAACTTTTGCAAATGTTAGAAAAATACAGAAAAAAACCAAGAAAGAAACAATAAACACCAACAATATCCCCCAACTCAAACGTCATCTTATACCCCTAATCGCCCAAAATGCCCAATTAACTCTCATTTTCGGAGAAAGTGACCCCAGTGACACCCTTTTATCCCTCTGTCAACAACTTAACCCGACTATTCCCATCGCATGGATTACCGAAAACCCCATTGCTAACCTACAAACCTTCTCCCCCAACCAACCCAACCTAATCGAAGTGATCTTAAACTGGAAAAATCGGTAAACACCTCTGAATTATGCCAAGAATTGGGGATTCCGTTGGTTAAAGATTGTGAGGAATTGTTAGGGCAAATTCAGGTTACATTAGAAGAAGATTAGAAATCCAATCAAAATGAGGAACAGTGAATTATGAATATCAAAGATTATCCTTTTGCTCAAGACTTGATTACAGATAATCAAGGTCAGATACAGCAAGTTATTATTAACTTTGAAGACTATCAACAAATAATAGAAACCTATGAAGATACTGGACTCTATCGCGCCATGATAGACGTTAAAGATGAAACTCCCTTAACTTTGGAGGAAGCTTTAATTGAATTAGAAAAAGAATGAAAATCAACTATCTTCCTACTTTTATCAAGGATCTTAAAGATTTAAAAAGTACCTCCCCTTACTCAGTCATAAAAAACCTTGTCTTTACTGATATTTTAGCAGTTAAGCAGCTAAGCGAAATTAACAACCTTAAAAAATTAAAAGGAGAATATAATGCCTATCGTATCCGAATTGGTGACTATAGAATTGGTTTTTTTATTGAAGAAGATACAATTACATTTGCTCGTGTTCTTCATCGTCGAGAATTCTATCGTTATTTCGCGTAAAATTTCGGTAGATAAAGAATCATTGAAAAGCCTTTGTCGAAATAGCCCACAAAATGAATCACTGCGATCGCGCTTTCAACTACTGCCAACAAGCGCTTGAATTATGCCAAGAACTGGGGATTACCTTGGTTAAAGATTGTGAGGAACTGTTAGGGCAAATTCAGGGAAACTTAGGAGAAGCCAACAAATAAAATGAAACTTCCCAATGCCGATCAAGCCAACCTAGGAGACAAACTTGAACGTTACTGCCTCAATCCTGAGCATTCAAAAGGAAAACATAAAGCCTTGCTTTTCAAACAAAGATTAGGGATTACCTTAGCTAATAAAGAAATCCTAGAAAATGCTCTTAAAAAAGCAGTAATGGAAGGAGAAGCCGAACTTTATAAAATCGATCAATATGGCACTCACTATGATCTGAAATTTAACCTCTGTACCGACATCGGAGAATCCTTAATTTTAAGTTGCTGGATTGTCCAAATAACTGAAAATTTTCCTCGTCTTACTAATGTCTATCCCATTAATTAACTAGCCCATGATGAACACCATTCAAGAATACGATCTCGTTGCCCTAACGGAAGATGTTACGGCTACTCACAAAACGACCCATCAGCCCATCCTTCTGCGTCGCGGACAAATGGGAACTGTTTTAATGTCTTTTAATCAGCAAGCTTTTCTGATTGATTTTACCGATCAAAACGGCCAAACCTTTGCGATGGAAACCGTTGATCACTCAAAACTTCTACGGCTGATCAGTGAACCTGAATTAGTCTCAGTCTAAGATAAAACTTTCGCCAACTTTTAGATAGAACTCTTTATCTTGCTATTCGGGAAAAAACTTTCAACAGCTTATTTCATCAAGAAATTGGTCAAATACTCCTTGAAGAAAAAACACTAAGACTAATTATCTTTAACCCTGACAATGAGGTAATCACCCAATGGATAAACTCAACCATTACCGCAAAATTATTCATCAGATTCTTGTCCCCTATAGCCAAATTATTTATAACAATGCGGACATTCAAAATCGTCTAGCTTTTGATCCTCAGAATGATCAATATCTCGTCATTTCAGAAGGTTGGCAACAGAATCAGCGTTATCATGATTGTCTGATTCATTTAGAAATTATTAACGAGAAAATTTGGGTACAATGTGACAACACCGAAGACGGTATCACCAAAGAATTACTAAGCGCAGGCATTGCTAAAGAAGATATTGTTTTGGGATTCCATGAACCTAAAATACGTCAATATACAGGCTTCGCTGTCGCTTAACTTTCAAATATCATGGACAATTCTCAAAACCGCAATCACCCACCAAATGAATCACTATTAGAAGAAGATTAGAAACTCTTGATAACCCAAGTCAGCCATGAAAATCACCTACTTTCAAGATACGGACACTCTATATTTAGAGTTCAATAACAATCCCATTGTCGAGACTCAAGAAATCAATGAAAATACCTTGGCCGATCTTGATCAGCAGGGTAATATTTGTGCAATCACCTTGGAACACGCCAAAAGCTTAACGGATCTGAATGCTTTTTCCCTCGAAACTATTGTCGCGCCTCAATTAGCTTCAAGTTTATAAGAGTTGTCATAATAAAATTATTCTATAAACCTTGACGTGATATAATATATATGACATTTGGGCGCAGATTCCTTGTGACCCTATAATCGGACAAATTCGTTATTATCAATGACAACAACTTTAATCAATCACATTGAAATTACCCCAGAAACTTGTGGCGGTAAACCGCGCATCGCAGGTCATCGCATCAAAGTCCAAGATGTCGTTATTTGGCACGAACGCCTGGGAATGTCACCCGATGAAATTGTTTATCATTATCCCAGCATTACTTTAGCTGATGTTTACGCGGCCCTTTCTTACTATCACGATCACCTTGAAGAAATTAGACAACAAATCACAGATGATGATACCTTTGCCAAGGAAATGCAAGCTAAAACACCTTCTCTAGTCCAAGAAAAACTAAAAAAAATGAATGGGCAATAAAATTAAATTTCACCTTGATGAAAATGTAAGCTATAGCATTGCTCTTGGATTGCGCCAGCGAGGCCTTGATGTTACTACCACTCCAGAAGAAAATTTATTGGGGGTATCTGATGAAGTACAATTGCAATTTGCTTTAGCCAATGGTCGCGTGATTTTTACTCAAGATACTGATTTTTTAAGAATCAATCAACTAGCACGTTGCTTCAAGTCAGAAAAATTCCCCTCTATCCGTCCCAACCTAATCGAGACTATTGCTCACTGACTAAATAACGCGATCGCCGAATCATAAAAAAATGCCTGCCAAAGATATTTTCCATGATTGTGTAAAACACGCCCTAATCAAAGATGGCTGGATAGTTACCGATGATCCCTTAAGTCTTAAAATTGGCAAAAAAGACTTGTTTATTGATCTAGCAGAGGAACTGTTAACACAAATTGATACCCCCTAGTCCCCAAAAGAAGAATCTCCCCATGAGTAACCCTATTATCATTGAAACTGACTTAAAAGATATTCTCGCTAAACTTGACAATCGGTTAGAGCGAATCGAAACAAAACTAGAAGTATTACCGAAAATAGAGGCCGAAGTTTCCCAACTCAAAGAAGATGTCAAAGACTTGAAAGAAAGGGCAACGGCTCAAATATGGGCTTTGATAGTCACTGTTATCGGTGCAACTGTTGCAGCAATTATCAAATTCGGTTTTTTAACTAAAACTTAAATCATCATTAAAAACTAAGTTGGAACTAGACAAGTTCCAACCAGTAACAAAAAATTGACCTTGAATATTAACGACGGATTGGTGCCATCGCACCGTCGGCGGCGGCGCGAAAAGGTTCCACTGCCTCGCTATAATCGATCGGTAAAATAGCCACCACGTTATCGTGAGGACGGGGAATAATTACCCAGGTTTCTAAAGCTGCCCCCTCGGTTTTATTGACGGCTTCAATGCCGGCAGCCATAGCGGTTTTTACCTCCTGTACATCCCCACGAATATTGAGGGTAAAACGGGCGCTTCCTGCCCTTAAATAACCAACAATCGTGATCCGTCCTGCTTTTACCATCGCATCGGCGGCCGCTAGAATACCGGGGAAACCTTTGGTCTCGATCGATCCCACCGCGGGTTGGGCTGTCATAAATTAACTCCTAATAACAAAAATCAGATAAGTTCAATTGATAGAATCCAATCTATTTTCCAGTCTTTAACTATAGTCTAGTTTGGGGCCAATCGCTAGGGAAATTAACTGCGAAAACGGTCTGACTTAGCCGTATGCTGCACTGGTAAAACCGCCAGTACATTTTCTGGAGGATTCGGTACGATGTAATGACTGACCACATTACCACCAAAAGCGGTCATCGCTGCCGCTAATCCTGCCTCTACTGCCGGTTTAACCTCGGAAATCGGACCGCGAATCGCCACTAAAAATTCGCCCCTTTCCGCTAGATCAAAATAAACTAGGGTGACTCGTCCCCCTTTAACCATGGCATCCGCCGCCGCTAAAACGGGGGGAAAACCCAACGTTTGAATGACTCCGACCGCCTCGGGCATTTTTCCTGATCTCCTGCGAAAGCAACTTTACATTATACCCCGATCCTGTCTTGATATTTTCTTCTGCAAATCCCCGACCGATCGAGCCTGTTTTTTCTCTAAATACTGTTGATGGGACTGATCGGCCAGATAATAATCTCCTGCGGGTTCGATCAAAGTAACGATATCTTGCTGAAACTTTCCCGATAGTTGTAGTTGACGCTTGCCAGCAGTGGCGATTAACTTTTGTTCCGGGGTGTGATAGAAAATAATCGATCGATATTGTTCTCCTCGGTCTGGTCCTTGGCGATTTAACTGAGTCGGATCATGGATTGACCAAAAAACAGCTAATAACGCCTCATAGCTTATTTCTTGGGGATTATAGGCAATTTGTGCCACTTCCGCATGACCGGTAATTCGCGATAAGACATCGAGATAACTAGGATTGGGGAAATGTCCACCCATATAACCCACGGAAGTGGCTAAAACCCCTGGTAAACGCCGAAATGCGTCCTCGGTTTTCCAAAAACAGCCGGCCCCAAAGGTAGCTTTTTCGCCGTTATTCATTTCTCCTCACATCCTTGGCAAATTCTACAACTGCTTTTGTAATTGTCTCGCTTAAATTAGCATAAACTTTGGCAAAAGGGGGAGCTTTTTCGGTTAATCCTAGGATATCCGCCGTTACCAACACCTGACCATCACAATCTTCCCCCGCACCGATACCAATCGTCGGGATAGTCAATTTATCGGTAATAGTAGCGGCTAAATTGGCGGGAATATGTTCCAAAACCAGGGCAAATACTCCCGCTTTCTCCAAGGCTAAAGCTTCCTCGATTAATCTTTGTGCATCCGATGGAGTTTTTCCCTGCTGACGGTATCCTAAACGATGCACCGACTGGGGAGTTAATCCGATATGACCCATAACAGGGATGCCTATCTCGGTTAAACGGCTAATCGTCTCGACCATAGCGGGATAACCTCCCTCTAATTTTACCCCTTGTACTCCCGCTTCCTTTAACATCCTTCCCGCCGAGTGAATTGCCTGACTGACACTTTCCTGATAGCTGAGAAAAGGCAAATCACAGACAACTAAAGCTTGTTTTACCCCGCGAGACACGGCCGCCGCGTGGTGAATCATCGCCTCTAGGGTGATCGGTAAAGTGGTAGGATAGCCCAAAGCGGTCATAGCTAAGGAATCACCTACCAAGATAATATCAATTCCTGCTCGATCGAGCAGTCGCGCGATCGGATAATCCCAAGCTGTGAGGGTGACAATCGCGCGTTTTTGCTGTTTCCACTCGATTAATTTGCTGGTGGTGACTGCCATTCTTTATTCACTGCGGACAGCTTCGAGGATACGGGAAAAATAGAAACGAGTGCTAGTCATACTCGTCCGTTCAATTTTAAAGCCATTTTCGTTTAAAGCGGCGATAATAGTTTTTTCCTTGTGTTGATAAGCGCGAGTGGTTTTACTCGGACCGGGGAAAAATTGACCAATTTTCTTGAGAATGGTTAATAAACAGGTTTTAGGGGCAAAACTGAGGATTAAACGGGATTGAGCTAGGGATCCCAGGTGTTTAATCATTCCTAATGCTTCTTCTGTGGGATAGTGAATGAGAACATCAAGACAGATGACTGTGTGATATTGGCCGGTTAATGCTTCTAAATCTTGAACGGCAAAGGTGAGTTTACTGGTATCTGCTAACTCTTTGGCCGCTCTTTCCTTGGCTTCTGTCACCATTTTCTCAGAAATATCACTGGCGAAAATAGTTGCGCCCGCTTTAGCGAGGGGAATACTGAGACTACCGACTCCACAACCAGCATCACAGATTGAGAGATTGGGCAAATTGTCATCATTTTCTAACCAACCGATAACGGTATCGATCGTCTGTTGATGACCGATGCGAATATCTTTTTGTACTTTGTTAACTTCGCCATCCCCATAAATCCGGCGCCAGCGATCGAATCCTGTGGCATTAAAATAGTCCTTGACTATGGCTTTATCGTCTAATGTGTTGGTCATAAGGAAATCTAAACGAGTGGTCTCTGAGCTACGCCGAAAAGCGGAGATGGTTATTAGTTTATCCTACCGTGAAAGCTCTCAACCGTTGCCGCTGATGGCTGATTCCTGACTGCTCAGGAAAGGACCCGGAGCGATGGCAACTCTGTGGAAAAGCTTAATTTGTTTTCCGCTTCACTTTTAGTTAACCTAAATTGAATATCATGTAATCGTCCCAAGATCGATCAGTAAGGGTTCCATGTCAATTATTAACCATAGAACTAAGATCGTAGCCACGATCGGCCCTGCCAGTAATTCGCCAGAAGTCCTCAAGCAGATGATCGGTGCGGGGATGAATGTAGCGCGGCTAAACTTTTCCCACGGTAGCTACGAAGATCATGCGAGAGTTGTTAGTCTTTTACGGCAAATTTCTCAAGAATTAGACAATCCTATCACCCTCCTGCAAGATTTACAAGGGCCAAAAATTCGCGTCGGCAATCTCCCCAATGGTTCGATTTCCATCAACGACGGCGATTATCTCACCCTTGTCCCCATGGATGAGTATCGGGGAGAAGCGAACACGGTTTCGATCGATTATCCCTATCTGGCCGAGGAAGCCAAGTTAGGTGAGCAAATTCTCCTTGATGATGGCTTATTAGAGCTAAAAATCGTTGAAATTAACGGAAAAGACCTAAAATGTCAAGTGTTGGAGGGAGGAATTCTCAAGAGTCGCAAGGGAGTCAATCTACCCCGTCTCAATTTGCGCTTACCTTCCATGACCGAAAAAGACAAACAAGACCTAGAATTTGGTCTTTCTCAGGGGGTTGATTGGGTTTCCCTCAGTTTTGTTCGTAAAGGAGAAGATATCAAGGCGATTAAGGCATTTTTAGCCGAGAGAAATCACGCGGATGTGCCAGTGATAGCTAAAATTGAAAAACCGCAAGCGATCGAAAATTTAGAGTCAATTATCGAGGAATGTGACGGCATTATGGTGGCCCGGGGCGATTTGGGGGTAGAATTAAGTCCCGAAAAAGTCCCCATGTTGCAAAAACGCATCATCAGACTCTGCAATATGAAAACTATTCCCGTCATCACTGCCACCCAGATGTTAGAAAGCATGATTCACAATCCCCGACCGACTCGGGCCGAGGCCAGTGATGTGGCTAATGCAATTATCGATGGAACCGATGCGGTGATGTTATCGGGGGAATCAGCAGTGGGAGATTTTCCCGTCAAAGCTGTGGCTATGTTGGCCAAAATCGCCCATGATGTGGAAGCGGATGTGAAGTTTGATAATGTTCCCCCCAATCAGTCCGATGAAACTCACGCTCTCAGTGAGGCTTTAGTGGCGATCGATCAAACCCTTGATCTCCGTTATATTGTTACTTTTACCACCTCTGGCTACACTTCGCTACTGGCTTCTAAGGAACGTCCCTCGGTTCCCGTCATTGCCATGACTCCCAATAAACGAGTCTATCACCGTCTCAACCTAGTCTGGGGTGTGATCCCGATTCTTCTTGATCATCAGGTGTCCGTCTTTGAGGATGTGTTAAAGCAAACCGAATCAATTCTGCTGCAGAAAAATCTAGCGCAATCGGGCGATAAAATCCTGATTATGGCGGGAATTCCCATGCAGAAAACTAAAGGCACCAATTTCCTCAAAATTCACACGATTCCCTAAGTTCTAGGATTCAGGAGTCAGGGTACAGGAGATAGGAGATAGGAGATTATTTCTATTTATTCTCCCCACACCCCACGAAAAACTTTTTGCCGCAAACCCTAGATACAGATTTTGGGCGGTGGATTGGTTGTGATAGAAATATAAATATCGATCGCTTGCTATCAATATTGATGAAAAGACGATATTTTCTGGCTTTTATCGGCTCAATTGCCCTTAGTTGCTTATTATCTGCGGGCATAAACCTTTTTTCATCTACTATCACCACCGCCCAAACCCAGACAATTCTAGTTTCTGCCGCCGCTAGTCTCAAAGAGGCCCTAGAAGAAATCAAGCCGGGGTTTGAAAAAGCCCATAGTAACATTAAAGTTAACTATAACTTCGGTGCGTCGGGGGCTTTGCAACAGCAAATTACACAAGGTGCGCCGGCCGATGTTTTCCTCTCGGCTGCGACTAAGCAAATGGACGCTTTAGCAAAAGCTGGTTTAATCGATACAACTACCAGAAGAAACCTGCTCACTAATCGCCTAGTTTTAATCGTTCCCAAGAATTCCACCCTAAAAATCAGCGATTTTCCTTCCCTGACTAACAGTAATGTCAAAAGAATTGCCGTGGGTGAACCGCGCAGCGTTCCCGCCGGTCAGTACAGTGAAGAAGTTCTGAAAAATCTCGGCATTTTAGAGCAAATAAAACCAAAACTGGTCTTTGCCAACTCTGTCCGTAATGTTCTCGCCGCCGTAGAAACTGGTAACGCCGATGCTGGCATTGTTTACCTCACCGATGCCAAAATTTCCGACCGGGTAAAAGTAGTGGCTACGGCTGCCAATAATCTCCATTCTCCGATTATTTATCCCATAGCTGTGATTAAAGACAGCAAAAACCCGCAAGCTGCCAAGACTTTCGCCCAATATCTCACCAGCACAGCCGCTAAAAACATTTTTGAAAAATTCGGCTTCGGAATAGCCAGATAAACAATGCCCGACTTTTCCCCCCTATGGATATCCCTGAAAACCGCCACCATTGCCCTGATAATCATCTTTTTTCTCGGTATTGCCGCCGCTTATTGGATGTTAGGCTATCGTGGACGGTGGAAATCCCTAATCGAGGCAGTTTTCGTCGCACCCTTAATCTTGCCCCCGACGGTGCTAGGCTTCATTTTACTGCTTCTATTCGGCAAAAACGGACCATTAGGACAGTTATTAGACCTATTTAACTTTCGCATCGTTTTTACTTGGTATGCCGCCATCATCACCGCGACGGTGGTGGCTTTTCCCCTGATGTACAAAACCACCCTCGGGGCTTTTGAACAGGTGGATGCCAGTCTTTTACAGGTTGCCCGCACCCTAGGGGCATCGGAAGGGAAAATATTCTGGCGCCTACTTTTGCCCCTCTCCTTCCCCGGGGTATTAGCAGGATTAACCCTAGCTTTTGCCCGCGCTTTGGGGGAATTTGGGGCGACTTTGATGTTAGCGGGTAATATTCCGGGGCAAACTCAAACTATCCCGATGGCGATTTTCTTCGCTGTGGAAGCAGGAGCGATGACTGAGGCTTGGATATGGGTGTTTATTATCATGTTAATCTCTCTATCGGGGATTATCGCCGTTAATCTCTGGCAAAGTCAACGCAAACAGCAATTAGGACGACCGGGAGAAAGCAAACCTAACGAGATGGAGGACTGGCTGCCACCCTGGGAGGGTCGCGATTTTGCCCTTTTAGAAGCTGAAAATCAGCATTATAGGGATAAAATAGGCTTATTTGTCGATATAGAGAAACATTTACCCGGTTTTAACCTCTCGGTCGCTTTTAACTGCCAAAATCAGCCCCTAGGATTATTAGGGGCTTCGGGTTCGGGAAAAAGCCTCATTTTGCGATCGCTGGCTGGTGTGGAAACGCCCTCAAGGGGTCGTATTGTCTTAAATGGGCGCATTCTCTTCGATTCCGAAAAGGGAATTAATCTCCCCAGTCGTCAGCGTCGTATCGGTTTTGTGGTGCAGAATTATGCCCTTTTTCCCCATCTCACCGTGGCGGAAAATATCGCTTTTAGTCTCCCGAAAAACTTATCTAAAAAAGTTATTAAACAGCAGATTGCCACTCAATTAGAATTAGTGCAGTTACCCGGCATGGAAAACCGTTATCCCCATCAATTATCGGGGGGACAACAGCAACGAGTCGCCATCGCTCGCGCTTTAGCTAGTCGTCCGGAAGCTTTATTATTAGATGAG
This portion of the Microcystis aeruginosa NIES-2549 genome encodes:
- the pyk gene encoding pyruvate kinase, with product MSIINHRTKIVATIGPASNSPEVLKQMIGAGMNVARLNFSHGSYEDHARVVSLLRQISQELDNPITLLQDLQGPKIRVGNLPNGSISINDGDYLTLVPMDEYRGEANTVSIDYPYLAEEAKLGEQILLDDGLLELKIVEINGKDLKCQVLEGGILKSRKGVNLPRLNLRLPSMTEKDKQDLEFGLSQGVDWVSLSFVRKGEDIKAIKAFLAERNHADVPVIAKIEKPQAIENLESIIEECDGIMVARGDLGVELSPEKVPMLQKRIIRLCNMKTIPVITATQMLESMIHNPRPTRAEASDVANAIIDGTDAVMLSGESAVGDFPVKAVAMLAKIAHDVEADVKFDNVPPNQSDETHALSEALVAIDQTLDLRYIVTFTTSGYTSLLASKERPSVPVIAMTPNKRVYHRLNLVWGVIPILLDHQVSVFEDVLKQTESILLQKNLAQSGDKILIMAGIPMQKTKGTNFLKIHTIP
- the bchM gene encoding magnesium protoporphyrin IX methyltransferase, encoding MTNTLDDKAIVKDYFNATGFDRWRRIYGDGEVNKVQKDIRIGHQQTIDTVIGWLENDDNLPNLSICDAGCGVGSLSIPLAKAGATIFASDISEKMVTEAKERAAKELADTSKLTFAVQDLEALTGQYHTVICLDVLIHYPTEEALGMIKHLGSLAQSRLILSFAPKTCLLTILKKIGQFFPGPSKTTRAYQHKEKTIIAALNENGFKIERTSMTSTRFYFSRILEAVRSE
- the modA gene encoding molybdate ABC transporter substrate-binding protein, producing the protein MKRRYFLAFIGSIALSCLLSAGINLFSSTITTAQTQTILVSAAASLKEALEEIKPGFEKAHSNIKVNYNFGASGALQQQITQGAPADVFLSAATKQMDALAKAGLIDTTTRRNLLTNRLVLIVPKNSTLKISDFPSLTNSNVKRIAVGEPRSVPAGQYSEEVLKNLGILEQIKPKLVFANSVRNVLAAVETGNADAGIVYLTDAKISDRVKVVATAANNLHSPIIYPIAVIKDSKNPQAAKTFAQYLTSTAAKNIFEKFGFGIAR
- the modB gene encoding molybdate ABC transporter permease subunit — encoded protein: MPDFSPLWISLKTATIALIIIFFLGIAAAYWMLGYRGRWKSLIEAVFVAPLILPPTVLGFILLLLFGKNGPLGQLLDLFNFRIVFTWYAAIITATVVAFPLMYKTTLGAFEQVDASLLQVARTLGASEGKIFWRLLLPLSFPGVLAGLTLAFARALGEFGATLMLAGNIPGQTQTIPMAIFFAVEAGAMTEAWIWVFIIMLISLSGIIAVNLWQSQRKQQLGRPGESKPNEMEDWLPPWEGRDFALLEAENQHYRDKIGLFVDIEKHLPGFNLSVAFNCQNQPLGLLGASGSGKSLILRSLAGVETPSRGRIVLNGRILFDSEKGINLPSRQRRIGFVVQNYALFPHLTVAENIAFSLPKNLSKKVIKQQIATQLELVQLPGMENRYPHQLSGGQQQRVAIARALASRPEALLLDEPFSALDTHLRAQLERQMIKTLSNYDGVTIFVTHNMDEAYRICENLLVMEKGRAIANNSKQKIFERPDSVSLAKITGCKNFSRAIIINNQQLEAIDWDVKLHTVPGITDYLTYTGIRAHQIIFGRDLGNINTFPCWLANAIEGPHRVTLYLKLNQPSNHDRDFHIQAELYKDKWLEIKEQALPWTVTLSPQRLLLLK